The sequence below is a genomic window from Campylobacter concisus.
GTTTTGCTACGCAAAAAGCTATGAATATCATAAAATATGGGCTTTTTATGGCTTTAAACCTTTTTGTGGCGATGCCCACAAAGGTTTGATTTGCTCCAATATGGGTCATATAACTTGCAAAACCGACCATTAACATGATTAAAAGTCCAAGTTGTGAAAAATTATTTGAGAGCATATAGCGGATAAACTCAACTACATCCAGTAAGGAATTTCCAGTGCTCTTTACCTTTTCTGGTAAAAATTTTCCCGTATCAAGAATGACCGAAGAGACAAGCATGATAACACCAGATAGTAAAAGCACGAAAGTGGCGTATTTGCCTTTTAAAATCGCCCAGCCTACGACAAAAAGCGTAAGTAGAGCTATGATTAGACCAAGAGTATGCATTTTTGCTCCTTATTAAGATATTTAAAAACCAGAATACAAAAATCAAAAATACACTTAAAATATAAAAAATAATATTTATATGCTTGCAATTATACTACTTGTTATATTGAAATTTCGCTTTTATTTATAAAAATATTATTAATTTTATAAATGAGATTGCTACTTTTATGGCTAAGATGCAAAAGATAAATATAAAAATTTTAATATTAAGTACGACTATTGTAGTGTTGTTTAAAGCCAATCAAAATATGCAAAATATAAAAGGATGTAAATATTTGGTTTGGTGAATATTCAAATAATGCCAGTAGCAACTTATTTTAGTATTTACTCCCTCGGCAGTCCGTTTTTATCAGACTTATCGCTGATTAGCCTACCCGATTCGTCGTATTTTTTGGCGCGGATGAGCCTGCCGCGCTCAAATTCGCCCTCGGCTTCGAGCATTCCGTTTGCGTAGTAGTGTTTCGCCGTGCCGACCTCCAGCCCGTCCTCAAACATCACCCTGGCTTTTAGCTTGCCGTTTTCGTGATACTCCTCGTATAGCCCGTGATAGCGCCCGTTTTTAAACATCACTTTTGCAGCCAGCGCCCCGCTCTCGTAGTAGTCCAGCCCCGCGCCTGTTTGGCGGCCGTCTTTATACTCGTATTCGCCTCTGAGCTTGCCGCTTGGGTAGTATTCGCGCGCGACGCCGTCCTTTTCGCCGTCTTTATAGTTTTCTACCACGCGCGTTTTACCGTTTTGGTAATATCGCTTCCAAACGCCGTTTTTGCGGTCGTTTTTGTATTCGCCCGTCTCCTCCACGGCGCCGCTTTCATAGTACCATTTTTCCGTGCCTTCTCGCTTGCCGTCCTTATACGTTCGCACGCCGCGGATCTTGCCGCTTTTGTAATAGTCGAAGTCCTCGCCGTTTCGCAGTCCTCCGACATAGGGGCTGCGTGCGCTAACCTCGCCGCTAACGTAATAGTCGGTAAATACGCCCTCTCGCCTGTCCGCCTTGTAGGTGCCCTCCTGCTTTAACGCGCCCCCCTCGTCAAAATAGTAGCGGCGGTAGCGCCCGTCGCGGACGCCGTTTTTGTATTCGCTCTCGCCCATCAGCGCGCCGCTATCTGCGTGATAGTGCTTCGCCATGCCCTCGCGGACGCCGTTTTTTAGGGGATATTCGTTTGAGGGCTTGTCCCTACCGTCAAAATAGTCTCGATATCGCACCGCCGCACCGCCCTGCACATCTATCTCGCGTATAAGCGTGGGTGGCAGAGGCTTTAGCCTCGGATAGACAATGCCCATCGCATTTACGTCATATAGGTCCTCGACGCTGTAACGAAGCATCTTTA
It includes:
- a CDS encoding toxin-antitoxin system YwqK family antitoxin; translated protein: MKILKFLFLLPLLAVGAQALEPKIVMKPEASLKNGLYYVKGKPYDGTLKMLRYSVEDLYDVNAMGIVYPRLKPLPPTLIREIDVQGGAAVRYRDYFDGRDKPSNEYPLKNGVREGMAKHYHADSGALMGESEYKNGVRDGRYRRYYFDEGGALKQEGTYKADRREGVFTDYYVSGEVSARSPYVGGLRNGEDFDYYKSGKIRGVRTYKDGKREGTEKWYYESGAVEETGEYKNDRKNGVWKRYYQNGKTRVVENYKDGEKDGVAREYYPSGKLRGEYEYKDGRQTGAGLDYYESGALAAKVMFKNGRYHGLYEEYHENGKLKARVMFEDGLEVGTAKHYYANGMLEAEGEFERGRLIRAKKYDESGRLISDKSDKNGLPRE